From a single Senegalia massiliensis genomic region:
- the prdB gene encoding D-proline reductase (dithiol) protein PrdB, with amino-acid sequence MDLTVVKGLQSEIFVPITPPVVWTPVEKPLSEMTVALVTAAGVHLKADKRFNLAGDTSFRVIPGDADSKDLMVSHGGYDNGDVNKDINCMFPIDRMKELKEEGYIKDFSPVNFGFMGGGGDVTFFTEKTGPEIAQQLKDAEVDAVLLTAGUGTCHRSAVIVQRAIEEAGIPTIIIAALPPVVRQNGAPRVVAPLVPMGANAGEPNNPDMQINIVRDSLAQLKEIQTPGRIVKLPYEYIAEV; translated from the coding sequence ATGGATTTAACAGTTGTAAAAGGATTGCAATCAGAAATATTTGTACCTATTACACCTCCAGTGGTATGGACTCCAGTAGAAAAACCACTAAGTGAAATGACAGTTGCTTTAGTTACAGCAGCAGGTGTACATTTAAAAGCTGATAAAAGATTTAATTTAGCTGGAGATACTTCATTTAGAGTTATACCAGGAGATGCAGATAGTAAAGATTTAATGGTATCCCATGGTGGATATGATAATGGAGATGTTAATAAGGATATTAACTGTATGTTCCCTATAGATAGAATGAAAGAATTAAAAGAAGAAGGATATATTAAGGACTTTTCACCTGTAAACTTTGGTTTCATGGGTGGAGGGGGAGATGTTACTTTCTTCACAGAAAAAACAGGACCTGAAATAGCTCAACAATTAAAAGATGCTGAAGTAGATGCTGTTTTACTAACAGCTGGCTGAGGTACTTGCCACCGCTCTGCCGTGATTGTGCAGAGAGCGATTGAGGAAGCTGGAATACCAACAATAATAATTGCAGCACTTCCTCCAGTAGTACGTCAAAATGGTGCACCTAGAGTTGTTGCTCCACTCGTACCAATGGGAGCGAACGCTGGAGAGCCAAATAATCCAGATATGCAAATAAATATAGTGAGAGATTCTTTAGCTCAACTAAAAGAAATACAAACTCCTGGAAGAATAGTAAAACTTCCTTATGAATATATAGCAGAAGTATAA